Proteins from a single region of Theobroma cacao cultivar B97-61/B2 chromosome 10, Criollo_cocoa_genome_V2, whole genome shotgun sequence:
- the LOC18587457 gene encoding phenylalanine N-monooxygenase has translation MDNSSTISFQTQLPWGSHDFAISTLVSFHSTLVLVLLFAPLVLVKLKCTTRKNYSNRAPLPPGPTPWPVIGNLPEIWKNKPAFRWIHGLMKQLDTDIACIRLANIHVIPVTSPEIAREFLKKYDAVFASRPLTMATELASRGFLSTILVPWGDQWKKMRRVVTSNIMRPETLSWLLHKRTQEADNLVRFIYNQCVNPENDSSNGSVIDLRLAVRQYTGNVIRRMMFNKRYFGKGKEDGGPGHEEEEHVESIFTVLIHLYSFALSDYAPWLRPLDLEGHEKIVSEAMRIVNGYHDPIIDERVQQWREGKKKEPEDLLDAFILAKDSDGKPALSVEEIKAQCFDLMLATVDNPANAAEWAMAEMINQPETLQKAIEEIDGVVGKDRLVQETDIPKLNFVKACAREAFRLHPMAPFNPPHVSNADAIVAGYFIPKGSHVLLSRVGLGRNPQVWDEPLKFKPERHLKDGSMEVNLTETELRFISFSTGRRGCIGVALGSEMTIMLFARLIQGFAWKVPPDEAKIDLSESEDNLFLAKPLHALAKPRLPAAVYDQLNYK, from the exons ATGGATAATTCCTCAACCATTTCCTTTCAAACTCAGCTGCCATGGGGCTCCCATGATTTTGCCATCTCCACACTTGTTTcatttcattcaacacttGTCCTAGTGCTTCTCTTTGCACCCCTTGTCCTTGTCAAATTGAAATGCACTACTAGAAAGAATTACAGCAACCGAGCACCTCTCCCTCCAGGGCCAACTCCCTGGCCCGTCATTGGAAACCTTCCTGAAATATGGAAAAACAAACCTGCCTTCAGGTGGATTCATGGCCTCATGAAACAACTCGATACTGACATTGCTTGTATCCGCCTGGCAAACATTCATGTCATTCCTGTCACTTCACCTGAAATCGCTCGAGAATTCTTGAAAAAATATGATGCTGTTTTCGCATCGAGGCCACTTACAATGGCAACTGAGTTGGCTTCTCGCGGTTTCTTGTCAACCATCTTGGTGCCATGGGGAGATCAgtggaagaaaatgagaaggGTGGTTACTTCTAACATAATGAGACCAGAAACACTAAGCTGGTTACTCCATAAGAGAACCCAAGAAGCTGATAATCTTGTTAGGTTCATTTACAACCAATGCGTCAACCCTGAAAATGACAGTTCCAATGGCTCTGTCATAGACCTAAGACTTGCAGTTAGGCAATACACTGGCAATGTCATCAGGAGGATGATGTTCAACAAAAGATACTTTGGCAAAGGCAAAGAAGATGGAGGGCCTGGgcatgaagaagaagaacacgTCGAATCAATCTTTACAGTGCTCATTCACCTTTACTCTTTCGCCCTATCAGATTATGCACCCTGGCTGAGACCATTAGATTTGGAGGGTCATGAAAAGATTGTGAGTGAGGCTATGAGAATTGTCAATGGCTACCATGACCCCATCATCGATGAGAGAGTACAACAGTGgagagaagggaagaagaaggagCCTGAAGACTTGCTTGATGCCTTCATTTTAGCAAAGGATTCAGATGGGAAGCCAGCACTTTCAGTTGAAGAGATCAAAGCCCAATGCTTT GACTTAATGCTTGCAACAGTGGACAATCCTGCCAATGCAGCAGAATGGGCAATGGCAGAGATGATCAACCAACCCGAAACTCTCCAGAAAGCAATCGAGGAAATAGATGGTGTGGTAGGAAAGGACAGGTTGGTTCAGGAGACTGATATTCCGAAACTCAACTTTGTAAAAGCTTGTGCAAGGGAAGCCTTCCGGCTTCACCCCATGGCACCCTTTAACCCACCCCATGTCTCGAACGCCGACGCCATAGTTGCTGGCTACTTCATCCCCAAAGGTAGTCACGTCCTGCTCAGCCGGGTAGGCCTAGGCCGGAACCCCCAGGTTTGGGACGAGCCATTGAAGTTCAAACCTGAGCGCCATTTGAAGGATGGCTCGATGGAAGTTAACCTGACAGAGACGGAACtgaggttcatttcttttagtACAGGAAGGCGCGGGTGCATAGGCGTTGCTCTTGGATCTGAAATGACTATAATGCTATTCGCCAGGCTGATCCAAGGTTTTGCATGGAAGGTGCCGCCTGATGAGGCAAAAATTGACCTTTCAGAATCGGAAGATAATCTGTTCCTAGCAAAACCATTGCATGCACTTGCTAAACCTCGCTTGCCTGCTGCAGTATATGATCAGCTCAATTACAAGTGA